A portion of the Actinomycetota bacterium genome contains these proteins:
- a CDS encoding bifunctional nuclease family protein: MILVRIAALSVDATSNQPVIILRPLDEEGSSARLLPIWIGHSEAASILIALQNIESPRPMTHDLLHNIITTLGQTVDRVEITRLDGGTFYASVILASEGTSLTVDARPSDSIALAVRTGSPIYVAEEVFTEASIIADQLQEMDEEAQVEEFRAFLDDVDPSDFQG; this comes from the coding sequence GTGATCCTCGTCCGCATAGCTGCTCTTTCCGTAGATGCCACCTCAAATCAACCGGTGATAATCCTGCGCCCGTTGGATGAGGAAGGCTCCTCTGCTCGCCTGCTCCCCATCTGGATCGGCCACTCCGAAGCGGCCTCGATCCTCATCGCGCTGCAGAACATCGAGTCCCCGCGCCCTATGACCCACGACCTGCTACACAACATCATCACCACACTCGGCCAAACGGTGGATCGGGTCGAGATCACTCGGCTCGACGGCGGCACCTTCTACGCATCTGTGATCCTGGCCTCCGAAGGCACCTCGCTAACAGTGGACGCGCGACCAAGCGACTCGATCGCACTCGCTGTTCGCACCGGGTCGCCCATCTACGTCGCCGAGGAGGTCTTCACCGAGGCCTCGATCATCGCCGACCAGCTCCAGGAGATGGACGAGGAGGCGCAGGTCGAGGAGTTCCGAGCTTTCCTCGACGATGTCGACCCCAGCGACTTCCAGGGCTGA
- a CDS encoding ABC transporter permease, translating into MNIWESVRIAIRALNANRVRSLLTMLGVIIGVAAVILLVAIGTGVQDEVTGTIEGLGSNLIFVFAGNMEDGGGGGGFSINRPLTGAEVELLASRLSEEHRVVPVVQGPVTLRSGNRTMRSTVAGSNEYAGEVFTADYIGGRHYRRSEVMAGSRVVILGSRVRDNLFPFQDPIGREIDINGIRFTVIGHLAAQGGSLTGDQDNQIFMPLSAAQRVLDTTDLSSIIVRAAEADRIESVQAQIERTLRPSLGEEFSVMTQEQTLGMLSTLLGTLTVMLAGIAGISLLVGGVGIMNIMLVSVSERTREIGIRKAVGAKTYDIMAQFVIEAVMLSVLGGLIGVMIGWGGALALQAVVPTQVTAWAVGLAFFFSAGVGVFFGVYPAWRASKLEPIAALRYE; encoded by the coding sequence ATGAACATCTGGGAAAGCGTCCGAATCGCTATCAGAGCCTTGAATGCGAACAGGGTCCGGAGCTTGCTGACCATGCTCGGCGTGATCATCGGTGTTGCGGCGGTCATCTTGTTGGTGGCGATCGGCACTGGGGTCCAAGACGAGGTCACCGGGACCATCGAGGGCTTGGGTAGCAATCTCATCTTCGTCTTTGCCGGCAATATGGAGGATGGCGGAGGCGGGGGCGGCTTCTCGATCAATCGCCCGCTAACCGGGGCTGAGGTCGAACTGCTCGCCAGTCGGCTTAGCGAGGAACATCGAGTGGTGCCGGTCGTACAAGGGCCGGTCACGCTACGTTCAGGCAACCGAACCATGCGCTCCACAGTCGCAGGAAGCAACGAGTACGCCGGAGAGGTCTTCACGGCTGACTACATCGGGGGCAGGCACTATCGCCGCAGCGAGGTGATGGCGGGATCGCGGGTCGTGATCCTCGGCAGCCGGGTGCGCGACAACCTCTTCCCGTTCCAAGATCCCATCGGCCGCGAGATCGATATCAACGGCATCAGGTTCACCGTGATCGGGCACCTCGCTGCACAGGGCGGCTCGCTTACAGGCGATCAGGACAACCAGATCTTCATGCCGCTCAGCGCAGCGCAAAGGGTGCTAGACACCACCGATTTGAGCTCGATAATCGTACGAGCCGCCGAGGCGGATCGAATCGAATCGGTCCAGGCGCAGATAGAGCGAACACTGAGGCCCTCCTTGGGCGAGGAGTTCAGCGTCATGACGCAGGAGCAGACCCTGGGGATGCTCTCGACCTTGCTCGGGACGCTGACGGTGATGCTCGCCGGCATAGCTGGGATATCGCTTCTCGTGGGCGGCGTTGGCATTATGAACATCATGCTGGTGAGCGTCTCCGAGAGGACCCGGGAGATCGGTATCCGCAAAGCCGTGGGTGCTAAGACCTACGACATCATGGCACAGTTCGTGATCGAGGCGGTCATGCTTTCGGTCCTGGGTGGGCTGATTGGCGTGATGATAGGGTGGGGCGGTGCGCTGGCGCTACAAGCGGTAGTCCCGACTCAGGTCACGGCGTGGGCTGTAGGACTGGCCTTCTTCTTCTCGGCGGGTGTCGGGGTGTTCTTTGGAGTGTATCCGGCGTGGCGCGCGTCGAAGCTCGAGCCGATAGCCGCTCTGCGATACGAGTGA
- a CDS encoding ABC transporter ATP-binding protein, with translation MVRPVLTATGVTKTYVLDEVEVHALRGVDLDVNAGEMLAIMGPSGSGKSTLMHVIGLLDLPTSGTVKVEGEEVSDMEPNKLAAVRNKRIGFVFQAFNLLARTTAQANVELPLIYAGMSASDRAKAAKEALDQVGLADRIHHLPNQLSGGQQQRVAIARALVTKPSIVLADEPTGNLDSRSGVEIMAILQRLNSEGITVVLVTHDHAVASHGQRIIHLGDGLIVRQETVLERIDAKANLEAMLAAQAASEAAGTPR, from the coding sequence ATGGTGCGTCCGGTGTTGACTGCGACGGGCGTGACGAAGACGTACGTCCTCGATGAAGTAGAGGTCCATGCGCTTCGCGGAGTCGACCTCGATGTCAACGCCGGTGAGATGCTAGCTATCATGGGGCCATCGGGCTCCGGCAAGTCGACGCTGATGCACGTCATCGGTCTTCTCGACCTGCCGACGTCGGGCACCGTCAAAGTTGAGGGCGAAGAGGTTTCGGACATGGAGCCCAACAAACTTGCGGCGGTCCGGAACAAGCGGATAGGCTTCGTCTTCCAGGCTTTCAACCTGCTTGCTAGGACGACGGCTCAGGCCAACGTCGAGCTGCCGCTCATTTATGCAGGAATGTCCGCCTCCGACAGAGCCAAAGCGGCCAAAGAGGCCCTTGACCAGGTGGGTCTTGCTGATCGCATCCACCATCTGCCTAATCAGCTCTCAGGTGGTCAGCAGCAGAGAGTCGCTATCGCACGGGCGCTCGTCACCAAGCCGAGCATCGTACTCGCCGACGAGCCCACGGGCAACCTCGATTCGCGCTCGGGCGTGGAGATCATGGCTATTCTCCAGCGACTCAACTCCGAGGGTATCACGGTCGTGCTTGTCACGCATGACCATGCGGTAGCCTCTCATGGACAGAGGATCATCCACTTGGGCGATGGCCTGATCGTCCGGCAGGAGACGGTGCTCGAACGGATCGACGCCAAAGCCAACCTGGAAGCTATGCTAGCGGCTCAGGCTGCGAGCGAAGCGGCTGGGACCCCCCGATGA
- a CDS encoding biotin/lipoyl-binding protein, producing the protein MSRKTKLIVGFIVLLLIGAGAAAAILGTRSAVVEVETAAVRVETLGVAVTASGQIEMGERGDVFPRSPGVIEAILVEEGQQVASGTVIATLEREPFELQLKQAEAGLVQAESQLAAIERQEPGSGELRAARTATDVAWRQYQAAAKAAGASGGPGPMAAEVEAARRVTQETRRAHEQATVAFEAARSAHEASPTPTLEGARVAAEATMLQARQAHIAAQQREAGLVAANEAAARQQALAARDQAHIGYLTAKAQQDRLESTDLSPERRAARAAISQARDAVALAQRNLDESALVAPVNGVVVFRSAGSAIPGAPAVKPTIGTPVSPQAAPFSVVNMTTGQFVAQVDEADIARVAEDKKALIRVDAFPLAELSGVVTRISPIAEITATGGTTFLVYIELAEVPADVELRDGMQGDAEIEIEAISEAMTIPIEALFDEGGQTHVYVLTNGQTLVRTRVEVGTVTETEAQVLSGLEEGDEVALSGPTELTDGLRVRPAE; encoded by the coding sequence TTGTCACGCAAGACGAAACTGATAGTCGGGTTCATAGTGCTGCTCCTGATTGGAGCCGGCGCCGCGGCAGCAATCCTGGGAACCCGTTCGGCAGTAGTCGAAGTGGAGACAGCGGCCGTGAGGGTAGAAACCCTCGGGGTGGCTGTGACAGCCTCCGGACAGATAGAGATGGGCGAGCGAGGGGATGTGTTTCCTCGGAGTCCGGGAGTTATAGAAGCGATACTTGTAGAAGAAGGACAGCAGGTCGCATCAGGAACTGTAATCGCCACGCTTGAGCGTGAGCCCTTCGAGTTGCAGCTAAAACAGGCTGAGGCGGGCCTCGTTCAAGCCGAATCCCAGCTCGCTGCGATTGAGCGACAGGAGCCGGGGAGCGGTGAGCTTCGTGCAGCTCGTACGGCAACGGACGTGGCCTGGAGGCAGTATCAAGCAGCGGCAAAGGCAGCGGGAGCATCTGGTGGACCGGGACCGATGGCCGCAGAAGTCGAAGCTGCGCGCAGGGTAACCCAAGAAACTCGTAGGGCGCATGAGCAGGCTACGGTTGCTTTCGAAGCCGCGCGGAGTGCTCATGAGGCTTCACCCACGCCCACGCTTGAAGGAGCTCGTGTCGCAGCAGAGGCTACCATGCTGCAGGCTCGACAGGCCCACATCGCAGCCCAACAACGGGAGGCCGGTTTAGTCGCAGCGAACGAAGCCGCAGCTCGCCAGCAGGCGTTAGCGGCACGGGATCAGGCCCACATCGGATATCTGACAGCCAAAGCCCAGCAAGACAGACTTGAGAGCACAGATCTGTCCCCCGAGCGTCGGGCTGCTCGAGCTGCTATCAGCCAAGCCAGGGATGCAGTGGCGCTAGCGCAAAGGAACTTGGATGAATCCGCACTGGTTGCACCCGTAAACGGGGTTGTGGTGTTCCGCTCGGCCGGATCCGCGATACCGGGAGCTCCAGCTGTAAAACCGACCATCGGAACGCCCGTTTCCCCTCAAGCAGCACCTTTCTCGGTCGTGAATATGACAACTGGGCAGTTTGTCGCACAGGTTGATGAGGCCGACATTGCGCGGGTGGCCGAAGATAAGAAGGCACTCATCAGGGTGGACGCATTTCCGTTGGCGGAGTTGAGCGGAGTGGTGACGAGAATCTCGCCGATCGCTGAAATAACCGCGACCGGAGGTACGACATTCCTGGTCTACATCGAGCTTGCCGAAGTGCCGGCCGACGTAGAACTGAGAGACGGTATGCAGGGAGATGCCGAGATTGAGATCGAGGCCATCTCTGAGGCTATGACGATACCAATCGAAGCGCTCTTCGATGAAGGCGGACAGACTCACGTCTATGTGCTGACCAACGGACAGACATTGGTTCGTACTCGGGTGGAAGTCGGAACAGTCACCGAGACTGAGGCGCAGGTACTGTCAGGACTCGAGGAGGGCGATGAAGTCGCTTTGTCGGGCCCCACGGAACTGACTGATGGATTGCGAGTGCGACCTGCAGAATGA
- a CDS encoding HAD-IIIA family hydrolase — protein MMEMRAANNSSSSHAAEAMNDVSSPRRTVRVVLFDLDGTLIDSIPLIVASLRHALSTVLGLALTDEQLMRNIGTPLVKQLRGFSREHSDELLRVYREHNAIHHDAWVKSYPNTGETLAALKAKGYPIGVVTSKAGEAARRGLAVTGLDQYVDILVSCDDTDSHKPEPEPLYLAAERFGVKASECVYVGDSEFDMEAANAAGAVSVAALWGPFPEATVLGPGVDHALETIVALPPLLDALNKG, from the coding sequence ATGATGGAGATGAGGGCGGCGAATAACTCATCATCGAGCCATGCTGCAGAAGCGATGAATGATGTCAGCAGTCCTCGGCGAACCGTAAGGGTAGTGCTGTTCGACCTTGACGGAACCCTGATCGACTCGATACCGCTGATAGTTGCCTCGTTGAGGCACGCCCTTAGTACTGTTCTTGGCCTGGCTCTGACAGATGAGCAGCTCATGCGAAATATCGGAACTCCGTTGGTGAAGCAGCTGAGAGGCTTCTCGCGGGAGCATTCGGATGAGCTACTTCGAGTCTACAGAGAACACAATGCGATTCACCATGACGCTTGGGTAAAGTCGTACCCAAACACCGGTGAAACCTTAGCGGCGCTCAAGGCTAAGGGTTATCCGATTGGGGTCGTCACATCGAAGGCGGGTGAAGCCGCCAGACGAGGCCTTGCTGTCACAGGGCTTGATCAGTACGTCGATATCCTTGTGAGCTGCGATGACACCGACAGCCACAAACCAGAACCGGAGCCCCTCTACTTGGCCGCTGAGCGCTTCGGCGTAAAGGCCTCGGAATGCGTGTACGTTGGGGATAGTGAATTCGACATGGAGGCAGCAAATGCGGCCGGGGCGGTTAGCGTCGCGGCTCTATGGGGTCCATTTCCAGAGGCTACCGTGCTAGGGCCTGGCGTGGATCACGCACTCGAAACCATAGTCGCCCTGCCCCCATTGTTGGATGCTCTGAACAAAGGGTAA
- the gyrA gene encoding DNA gyrase subunit A — translation MSEELFESTVLPVDIQQELRESFLEYSMSVIVARALPDVRDGLKPVHRRILHAMNESGLTPGRAYKKSAWTVGEVIGKYHPHGDAAVYDTMVRLAQDFSMREPLIDGHGNFGSVDGDRAAAMRYTEARLRKIASELLRDLDKETVDFGPNYDESLQEPLVLPARFPNLIVNGVAGIAVGMATNIPPHNLGEAIDAVLLMIDNPDASAADIMQVMPGPDFPTGGSIMGREGIADYYATGRGSIRVRGKAHIEQTSTGRMRIIITEIPYTVNKSKLVTKIAELVREKKLTEISDLRDESDRKGMRIVVELKNSCIPQVVLNKLFKHTQLQTGVGIIMLALVNRVPKTLTMPEMLKHYIEHQKEVVVRRTTFDLRKAEERAHILDGYVIALDHIDEVIRIIRGSADDHQAKASLVERFGFSDAQVDAILEMRLRRLTGLERGKIDEELNGLRERIAWYKQVLGDVNLVLQIIKDELTEIREKFANPRRTELAGTVADLDVEDLIAEEDMVVTITRAGYVKRLPVATYRQQKRGGKGVSGLNLKESDLVEHLFISSTHDYVLFFSTKGKVYRLKVHELPVGSRHARGTAAVNLLPFEQGEKIAAAITTREFGPDDYLLFATRAGMVKKTALQAYDRSRRDGLIAINLRSGDELIAVKRVKSGEHVVMVSSAGKAIVWNESDARPMGRDTMGVKGMNIKEGEAALGMEIAPSNSELFVVTERGFGKRTPVDAYPVQRRGGQGVRTIQVTEKKGLLAGMKIIQPQHELMLISLEGVVIRVKADDISKLGRSTQGVKVMNVGPTDKVVAIARVSAGKKANKSKGMVEGQTAMQIETAEDQGAPGTVQEDRRLADAEDLVSEEFDDGDEGGE, via the coding sequence GTGTCCGAGGAACTTTTTGAATCAACGGTACTTCCAGTAGATATTCAGCAAGAGCTCAGAGAGTCGTTTCTCGAATACTCGATGAGTGTCATTGTAGCGAGGGCCTTGCCTGATGTTAGGGACGGACTCAAGCCAGTGCATCGCCGGATTCTACATGCGATGAACGAGTCAGGACTTACGCCGGGAAGGGCTTACAAGAAGTCCGCTTGGACTGTGGGTGAAGTAATAGGTAAGTACCACCCGCACGGAGATGCGGCGGTATACGACACGATGGTGCGTCTTGCCCAAGACTTCTCGATGCGAGAGCCGCTTATCGACGGACATGGTAACTTCGGATCCGTAGACGGCGATCGCGCTGCGGCGATGCGGTATACAGAAGCGCGGTTGCGTAAAATTGCTTCGGAGCTGCTTCGTGACCTCGATAAAGAAACCGTGGACTTTGGGCCCAACTACGACGAATCGCTACAAGAACCATTGGTGCTCCCAGCCAGATTCCCTAATCTAATCGTCAACGGGGTGGCCGGCATCGCCGTAGGTATGGCAACCAACATTCCTCCGCACAACCTCGGTGAGGCGATAGACGCTGTTCTCTTGATGATAGACAACCCGGACGCCAGTGCAGCAGACATCATGCAGGTGATGCCAGGACCTGACTTCCCAACCGGGGGATCCATTATGGGCAGGGAGGGTATAGCCGACTACTATGCCACAGGGCGCGGCTCCATCAGAGTCAGGGGTAAGGCTCACATAGAACAGACCTCGACAGGGCGCATGCGTATCATCATCACCGAGATCCCCTACACGGTGAACAAGTCAAAGCTAGTGACAAAAATCGCAGAGCTGGTAAGGGAGAAGAAGCTCACAGAGATATCGGATCTGAGAGATGAGTCTGACAGAAAAGGCATGCGTATAGTCGTAGAGCTGAAGAACTCTTGCATTCCTCAGGTCGTGCTCAACAAGCTCTTCAAACACACTCAGCTTCAGACGGGCGTCGGCATAATCATGCTGGCTCTGGTCAATCGCGTACCAAAGACACTGACCATGCCAGAGATGCTTAAACACTACATCGAGCACCAAAAGGAAGTGGTTGTTCGCCGGACGACCTTCGATCTTCGGAAAGCCGAGGAGAGGGCACATATCCTCGACGGCTACGTTATTGCGCTAGACCATATCGATGAGGTTATCAGGATCATAAGAGGAAGCGCAGACGATCATCAGGCAAAAGCCAGCTTAGTCGAGAGGTTCGGCTTCTCAGACGCACAAGTAGACGCCATCCTTGAGATGAGGCTCAGGCGTCTAACGGGCCTAGAAAGAGGCAAAATCGACGAAGAGCTCAATGGATTACGCGAGAGGATCGCTTGGTACAAGCAAGTTCTAGGCGATGTAAACCTAGTGCTCCAGATCATCAAGGATGAACTGACAGAGATTAGGGAGAAGTTTGCGAACCCGAGAAGAACTGAGTTGGCCGGCACAGTTGCTGATCTCGATGTTGAGGACCTTATAGCCGAAGAGGACATGGTGGTCACAATCACCAGAGCTGGTTACGTGAAGAGGCTGCCTGTGGCCACATACAGACAGCAGAAAAGAGGCGGAAAGGGAGTCAGCGGACTCAATCTCAAAGAAAGCGATCTGGTTGAACATCTATTCATCAGTTCCACCCATGACTACGTGCTGTTCTTTTCCACAAAGGGTAAGGTGTACCGCCTGAAAGTTCACGAGCTCCCTGTGGGGTCAAGGCACGCCCGAGGAACAGCTGCAGTCAATCTATTACCATTTGAGCAGGGTGAGAAGATAGCCGCCGCTATCACCACCCGAGAGTTCGGACCGGATGATTACCTCCTCTTCGCAACAAGGGCCGGAATGGTCAAGAAGACCGCCCTTCAGGCCTACGACCGGAGCAGGCGGGACGGACTTATAGCGATTAACCTCAGATCCGGAGATGAGCTGATCGCCGTCAAGCGGGTCAAGTCGGGAGAGCACGTCGTGATGGTTTCATCGGCGGGTAAGGCAATCGTTTGGAATGAGAGCGATGCTCGGCCTATGGGGCGCGACACCATGGGAGTCAAAGGCATGAACATCAAGGAAGGGGAGGCGGCCCTGGGCATGGAGATAGCCCCCAGCAACTCCGAACTTTTCGTGGTGACGGAGCGTGGATTCGGCAAGCGTACCCCTGTTGATGCCTATCCGGTCCAGCGGCGTGGCGGACAAGGGGTCAGGACCATACAGGTAACGGAGAAGAAGGGGCTTTTGGCCGGGATGAAGATCATCCAGCCACAGCACGAATTGATGCTGATCAGCCTGGAGGGCGTAGTCATCCGGGTGAAGGCGGACGATATCTCCAAGCTGGGCCGCTCCACTCAGGGCGTCAAGGTCATGAACGTCGGGCCTACAGACAAGGTCGTGGCCATAGCCCGGGTTTCAGCGGGGAAGAAAGCCAATAAAAGCAAGGGAATGGTCGAAGGACAGACGGCCATGCAGATCGAGACAGCCGAAGACCAAGGAGCGCCGGGCACAGTTCAAGAAGACAGACGTCTGGCCGATGCAGAGGACTTGGTCAGCGAGGAATTCGATGATGGAGATGAGGGCGGCGAATAA
- a CDS encoding DUF677 domain-containing protein, with protein MEDLPKRKKAPEFRPPPWEQQADSPQPVKEAEETPQQPLPLKPQLQAGSNEESSRPKVVPEQLEGMLVQLSMQESDSGKELRTVSLLSSLFLGAVGLMMVVWGVVATVRTAQAGVAGATGGLILIVFGGGFIGIAAWTAIRYTKRRGER; from the coding sequence ATGGAAGACCTGCCTAAACGTAAGAAAGCACCTGAATTCAGGCCCCCTCCATGGGAGCAGCAAGCCGATTCGCCTCAACCAGTCAAAGAGGCGGAAGAAACACCGCAGCAGCCTTTGCCTCTAAAACCACAGCTTCAGGCAGGATCGAACGAGGAGTCCTCAAGGCCCAAAGTGGTGCCAGAGCAGTTAGAGGGCATGCTTGTTCAGTTATCCATGCAAGAGTCCGACTCTGGCAAAGAGCTTCGCACGGTAAGCCTCTTAAGCTCCCTCTTTTTGGGAGCAGTGGGACTGATGATGGTGGTTTGGGGTGTGGTGGCAACAGTCCGGACTGCTCAAGCCGGCGTTGCTGGAGCGACCGGTGGGCTTATCTTGATAGTCTTCGGAGGCGGCTTCATTGGTATAGCCGCTTGGACCGCCATAAGGTATACGAAGCGACGAGGAGAACGATAG
- the gyrB gene encoding DNA topoisomerase (ATP-hydrolyzing) subunit B, with protein MPTNSYSGKDIQVLEGLEAVRKRPGMYIGSTGSKGLHHLVYEVVDNSVDEALAGFCSFVDVFIHNDNSVTVIDDGRGIPVDKHPKLKKPTLEVVLTILHAGGKFGGEGYKVSGGLHGVGVSVVNALSSKLVVEVKRDGKIFTQDYGYGKPLTSISEGGKTKGTGTKITFSPDPDIFETLNFDFDVLATRFRETAFLNKNLKIRLTDEREDDPRVEEFKYAGGIVDFVKYLNEKKDTIHSRIIHFEAEAAEGHVEIAMQWNNGYSDSVLAFANNINTHEGGTHLDGFKNAITRTVNDYARRQNILKEKEDNLSGEDIREGLACVISVKLRDPQFEGQTKTKLGNTEIRGFVQSTVTQAFAEYLEEHPKPARLIVAKAAQAAKARAAARKARELTRRKGLLESSTLPGKLADCSIKDAELAEVYFVEGDSAGGSAKQARDRSFQAILPLKGKILNVEKAGLSRSLGSEEIQAMITALGTGIADEFDITQARYHKAIIMTDADVDGAHIRCLILTFFYRYMREMIEHGYVYIAQPPLFKISYGRKTDYAYSDKQLQQILATLPQTTKVTLQRYKGLGEMNPEQLWETTMDPTTRTLMRVTLDDAFAAEKAFTDLMGDNVEPRKEFIQRHARDVRFLDV; from the coding sequence GTGCCGACGAATTCATACTCCGGTAAAGATATTCAGGTCCTAGAGGGCCTAGAAGCTGTACGAAAAAGACCCGGAATGTATATCGGGTCAACAGGATCAAAGGGTCTACACCACCTAGTCTACGAGGTGGTCGACAACTCGGTTGATGAGGCTCTTGCGGGATTCTGTTCTTTCGTCGATGTATTCATTCATAACGACAATTCAGTAACCGTGATCGACGATGGTCGTGGAATACCAGTAGATAAGCATCCAAAACTCAAAAAACCAACCTTAGAGGTAGTATTAACTATCCTGCATGCTGGGGGGAAGTTCGGTGGAGAGGGATACAAGGTTTCGGGTGGATTACACGGCGTAGGGGTTTCAGTGGTTAATGCCCTGTCTAGCAAACTTGTAGTCGAGGTGAAGCGAGACGGCAAGATATTCACACAGGATTACGGATACGGAAAACCCCTAACTTCCATTTCAGAAGGCGGGAAAACTAAAGGGACCGGCACCAAAATCACCTTTAGCCCAGACCCAGACATCTTTGAAACGCTTAATTTCGATTTTGATGTTCTGGCCACTAGGTTCAGAGAAACGGCTTTCCTAAACAAGAATCTGAAAATTCGTCTTACGGATGAAAGAGAAGATGACCCAAGAGTTGAGGAGTTCAAGTACGCGGGTGGAATCGTTGACTTTGTGAAGTATTTGAACGAGAAGAAAGATACTATACATAGCCGCATAATCCATTTTGAAGCAGAGGCCGCCGAAGGGCATGTCGAAATTGCCATGCAGTGGAACAATGGCTACTCGGACTCAGTGCTAGCCTTCGCCAATAACATCAATACCCATGAAGGAGGAACTCACCTCGATGGGTTCAAGAACGCAATCACAAGGACAGTAAACGACTACGCGCGGAGACAGAACATCCTCAAAGAAAAAGAGGACAACCTTTCAGGCGAGGACATTAGAGAGGGCCTAGCTTGTGTTATCTCCGTCAAACTTCGCGATCCTCAGTTTGAGGGACAAACCAAGACCAAACTGGGGAACACGGAGATTCGTGGCTTTGTTCAGTCGACAGTTACACAAGCTTTCGCAGAGTATCTAGAGGAACACCCAAAGCCGGCTCGGCTGATCGTTGCAAAAGCAGCCCAGGCTGCAAAAGCTAGGGCCGCCGCCAGGAAAGCGAGAGAATTGACGCGCCGCAAGGGCCTGTTAGAGTCGTCGACTCTACCAGGCAAACTTGCCGACTGTTCGATCAAAGATGCAGAGCTCGCAGAAGTCTACTTTGTGGAGGGAGACTCGGCGGGGGGATCCGCAAAACAGGCTAGGGACCGCTCTTTCCAAGCGATCCTACCCCTTAAGGGGAAGATTCTGAACGTAGAGAAGGCTGGGCTTAGTCGATCTCTGGGATCTGAAGAGATTCAGGCAATGATTACTGCACTGGGGACTGGAATAGCCGATGAGTTTGACATCACCCAGGCTCGCTATCATAAAGCGATAATCATGACCGACGCGGATGTCGACGGGGCCCATATACGCTGTCTCATACTGACATTTTTCTATAGGTACATGAGAGAGATGATAGAGCACGGTTACGTTTACATCGCGCAGCCGCCGTTGTTCAAGATCTCTTACGGTAGAAAAACAGACTATGCGTACAGCGATAAACAATTACAGCAAATTCTAGCGACGCTTCCCCAGACAACGAAGGTAACCTTGCAGCGATACAAAGGTTTGGGAGAAATGAATCCCGAGCAACTATGGGAGACCACCATGGATCCCACTACGAGAACTCTCATGCGGGTAACATTGGATGATGCCTTTGCAGCTGAAAAGGCGTTCACCGACTTGATGGGGGACAACGTCGAGCCACGTAAGGAATTCATTCAGAGACATGCAAGGGATGTTCGCTTCCTGGATGTCTAG
- a CDS encoding DUF721 domain-containing protein translates to MSLVPIRNLLSDHKGIRKNQNFIHLSVLISVWHNLVGAQISSNTKVVSFKNGVVKVAVTSSAWATELSAIKHDLILQINNTTGNSKASLRDIVFYVVNNTTESDDIGKTMAQNKPVIKKIPLDDDEKFNLEKSVSCIHNEHLRDLAIKVTALDLEIKKGASTKD, encoded by the coding sequence ATGTCTTTAGTGCCCATCCGAAACCTACTTAGTGATCACAAAGGTATACGTAAGAATCAGAACTTTATCCACCTTTCCGTTCTCATATCAGTGTGGCATAACCTCGTTGGTGCCCAAATTTCATCCAACACCAAGGTTGTCAGTTTCAAGAACGGAGTGGTTAAGGTTGCGGTTACCTCGTCGGCTTGGGCAACAGAATTATCTGCAATCAAACACGATCTAATTCTTCAAATCAACAATACGACAGGAAACAGTAAGGCCTCATTAAGGGACATTGTGTTCTATGTTGTCAACAACACTACTGAGTCTGACGACATCGGCAAAACAATGGCTCAAAATAAACCCGTTATTAAGAAAATCCCCCTTGATGATGACGAAAAGTTCAACCTTGAGAAGAGTGTAAGTTGTATACATAACGAACACCTCAGAGACCTTGCAATCAAGGTTACAGCCTTGGATCTCGAGATCAAGAAAGGGGCGTCGACCAAAGATTAG